TAGATATGACTCATAAAGtgtaagtattatttattttataatctttgttcattgatacattatataatttttttgatgaATTGGTCAACATCATAATTAAAATGCCCATATATATTCTCTTGCAGGATGAAGTTGCTAATTGTGTTAGCCTTGCTGGAGTTTGCTTTGGGAGCCTCAGTTGACCGGTTACCCCGTGATATTTTGCAAAACAACCTAAGCCTACAGCCATCAGGATTTGGATACTTACCACCTGATTCCTGTGTACCTTCAACAGTTTACCGCACTCAAACACAGTATTCCACTGTTGTCATCCCTTCTACTGTCTATAGCACAGATGTGCAGTATGTAACACAGACTGAATTTAGAACACAACCAGTTTACACTACAATATATTCAGAAATCGTTAGGACACAGGTTGTCCCAGAGATTCAGTACAGGACAGTCACAGTTACTCGCACACAAGATATCGTTCGGACTCAAGTCATTACTTTACCTCCTCAGGTCAATTATGTGACAGAGACACGTCAGGATGTTAGGACTGAGGTTCAGTATTCAACTCAGTTTATTACAATAACACAACAGATACCCACAACAATCACCAGAAATGTAGTATCCACACAGGTGGTCCCCCAGCAAGTAATCAGCACAGTTTATCAGACACAGACAGTGACTAGACAGCAGCAAATCCCAGGCGTAACCCGCACAGTTGAGAGTACTCAGTATAGTACTGCATACTCAACAGTTGTTCTGCCTGGTCAAGATGTTACTCAGACACAGTATGTAACAATAACCAACTATCGGACTCAAACTATCACTCGGCCAGGTCAAACACAGTTTATTACTTCTACACAAGTTATTCCTGTAACAACCACCATTTTCTCAGAGCAAGTTGTTACTAGCACTCAGATTCAGTTTGTTACAAGGACACAGTTCGAACAGCAAGTCTCCACTGTTGTAAGAACCCAACAAGTGCCACAGTATGTTACCAGAATTATCACAGTTCCCCAACCAGTCGTAAGCACTCTTTATTCTACCCAGGTGGTACCCACTACTATCTACACACAGCAGACAGTACCAACTGTAGTGAACCTCCCTGCCCAAACACAGTATGTCACAGTAACACGCACTGATGTTAGAACCCAGCAAATTGCAGGCCAGACTCGTATCCAATATGTGACAAGTACATTCTACAACACGAACGTTATCACCTCCACTGTTTATAGCCAACAAGTCAACACCATCATTGCTACTACAACCATTCAGCCTTCCTGTGGAACTGGGTATAACTATCCCACTCCATCTAGAGGCTTTAACCCATTGGGTCGATAATTATTAGTTTCGTAATTTCAGTGTGAAAATTGGagaacataaaaatgtaatagaAATTTAATTACCCATCTATAGATATGCAAATCATATCACAGT
The nucleotide sequence above comes from Macrobrachium rosenbergii isolate ZJJX-2024 chromosome 1, ASM4041242v1, whole genome shotgun sequence. Encoded proteins:
- the LOC136842414 gene encoding uncharacterized protein isoform X1; this encodes MKLLIVLALLEFALGASVDRLPRDILQNNLSLQPSGFGYLPPDSCVPSTVYRTQTQYSTVVIPSTVYSTDVQYVTQTEFRTQPVYTTIYSEIVRTQVVPEIQYRTVTVTRTQDIVRTQVITLPPQVNYVTETRQDVRTEVQYSTQFITITQQIPTTITRNVVSTQVVPQQVISTVYQTQTVTRQQQIPGVTRTVESTQYSTAYSTVVLPGQDVTQTQYVTITNYRTQTITRPGQTQFITSTQVIPVTTTIFSEQVVTSTQIQFVTRTQFEQQVSTVVRTQQVPQYVTRIITVPQPVVSTLYSTQVVPTTIYTQQTVPTVVNLPAQTQYVTVTRTDVRTQQIAGQTRIQYVTSTFYNTNVITSTVYSQQVNTIIATTTIQPSCGTGYNYPTPSRGFNPLGR